The proteins below are encoded in one region of Pongo pygmaeus isolate AG05252 chromosome 20, NHGRI_mPonPyg2-v2.0_pri, whole genome shotgun sequence:
- the ZNF324 gene encoding zinc finger protein 324A isoform X3, whose amino-acid sequence MLFSLSAWKKRAAVDRRIERKAGFLQGKDQESGMSQDQMAFEDVAVYFSQEEWGLLDTAQRALYRRVMLDNFALVASLGLSTSRPRVVIQLERGEEPWVPSGTDTTLSRTTYRRRNPGSWSLTEDRDVSGEWPGAFPDTPPGMTTSVFPVAGACHSVKSLQRQRGASPSRERKPTGVSVIYWERLLLGSGSGQASVSLRLTSPLRPPEGGRLREKTLTEHALLGRQPRTPERQKPCAQEVPGRAFGSAQDLEAASGRGHHRMGAAWQEPHRLLGGQEPSTWDELGEALHAGEKSFECRACSKVFVKSSDLLKHLRTHTGERPYECAQCGKAFSQTSHLTQHQRIHSGETPYACPVCGKAFRHSSSLVRHQRIHTAEKSFRCSECGKAFSHGSNLSQHRKIHAGGRPYACAQCGRRFCRNSHLIQHERTHTGEKPFVCALCGAAFSQGSSLFKHQRVHTGEKPFACPQCGRAFSHSSNLTQHQLLHTGERPFRCVDCGKAFAKGAVLLSHRRIHTGEKPFVCTQCGRAFRERPALFHHQRIHTGEKTVRRSRASLHPQARSVSGASSEGAPVKETEPTPASGPAAVSQPAEV is encoded by the exons GACCAGATGGCCTTTGAGGATGTGGCTGTGTACTTCTCCCAGGAGGAGTGGGGGCTCCTGGACACAGCCCAGAGGGCCCTGTACCGCCGCGTGATGCTAGACAACTTTGCACTTGTGGCCTCACTGG GACTCTCCACCTCTCGACCTCGTGTGGTCATCCAACTGGAACGTGGCGAGGAGCCCTGGGTTCCCAGTGGAACAGACACAACCCTGTCCAGGACCACCTACAGGAGGCGCAACCCTG GTTCCTGGAGTTTGACAGAGGATAGAGATGTTTCTGGAGAATGGCCAGGAGCTTTCCCAGATACCCCACCTGGGATGACTACTAGCGTCTTCCCCGTTGCCGGTGCCTGCCACAGTGTAAAAAGCCTGCAAAGACAACGGGGTGCCTCCCCATCTCGGGAGAGAAAACCCACGGGGGTGTCGGTGATCTACTGGGAGAGGCTCCTGCTAGGCTCAGGCAGTGGGCAAGCCAGTGTCAGCCTGCGACTGACCTCCCCGCTTAGGCCTCCCGAGGGCGGCCGGCTTAGGGAAAAGACACTCACAGAGCATGCGTTGCTTGGGAGGCAGCCCAGGACGCCTGAGCGGCAGAAACCATGTGCACAGGAGGTCCCCGGGAGAGCCTTTGGGAGCGCCCAGGACCTGGAGGCCGCCAGCGGTCGGGGGCATCACCGAATGGGTGCGGCTTGGCAGGAGCCTCATAGACTCCTTGGTGGCCAGGAGCCCTCGACCTGGGACGAGCTGGGGGAGGCTCTTCACGCTGGGGAGAAGTCCTTCGAATGCAGGGCGTGCAGCAAAGTGTTCGTGAAGAGCTCCGACCTCCTCAAGCACCTACGCACCCACACCGGGGAGCGGCCCTACGAGTGCGCCCAGTGCGGCAAGGCCTTCAGCCAGACGTCGCACTTGACGCAGCACCAGCGCATCCACAGCGGCGAGACGCCCTACGCGTGCCCCGTGTGCGGCAAGGCCTTCCGGCATAGCTCCTCGCTGGTGCGGCACCAGCGCATCCACACGGCCGAGAAGTCCTTCCGCTGCTCCGAGTGCGGCAAGGCCTTCAGCCACGGCTCCAACCTCAGCCAGCACCGCAAGATCCACGCGGGCGGGCGTCCTTATGCCTGCGCACAGTGTGGCCGCCGCTTCTGCCGCAACTCGCACCTGATCCAGCACGAGCGTACGCACACGGGCGAGAAGCCCTTTGTGTGCGCGCTCTGCGGTGCTGCCTTCAGCCAGGGCTCCTCGCTCTTTAAGCACCAGCGCGTGCACACAGGCGAGAAGCCCTTCGCCTGCCCACAGTGTGGCCGCGCCTTTAGCCACAGCTCCAACCTCACCCAGCACCAGCTCCTGCACACGGGCGAGCGGCCCTTCCGCTGCGTGGACTGTGGCAAGGCCTTCGCCAAGGGCGCCGTGCTGCTCAGCCACCGGCGCATTCACACGGGCGAGAAGCCCTTCGTGTGCACGCAGTGTGGCCGTGCCTTCCGTGAGCGCCCGGCCCTCTTTCACCACCAGAGGATCCATACCGGCGAGAAGACCGTCCGGCGATCCAGGGCCAGCCTGCACCCCCAGGCCAGGTCTGTTTCCGGGGCATCATCAGAAGGTGCGCCAGTGAAGGAAACCGAGCCCACTCCCGCCTCGGGCCCAGCCGCCGTCTCGCAGCCAGCGGAGGTCTGA
- the ZNF324 gene encoding zinc finger protein 324A isoform X2, whose protein sequence is MRTEGLDFRRWDCHFAASVRPHRWSGLGPAGRIRFPGGSRGPRLAARKDQMAFEDVAVYFSQEEWGLLDTAQRALYRRVMLDNFALVASLGLSTSRPRVVIQLERGEEPWVPSGTDTTLSRTTYRRRNPGSWSLTEDRDVSGEWPGAFPDTPPGMTTSVFPVAGACHSVKSLQRQRGASPSRERKPTGVSVIYWERLLLGSGSGQASVSLRLTSPLRPPEGGRLREKTLTEHALLGRQPRTPERQKPCAQEVPGRAFGSAQDLEAASGRGHHRMGAAWQEPHRLLGGQEPSTWDELGEALHAGEKSFECRACSKVFVKSSDLLKHLRTHTGERPYECAQCGKAFSQTSHLTQHQRIHSGETPYACPVCGKAFRHSSSLVRHQRIHTAEKSFRCSECGKAFSHGSNLSQHRKIHAGGRPYACAQCGRRFCRNSHLIQHERTHTGEKPFVCALCGAAFSQGSSLFKHQRVHTGEKPFACPQCGRAFSHSSNLTQHQLLHTGERPFRCVDCGKAFAKGAVLLSHRRIHTGEKPFVCTQCGRAFRERPALFHHQRIHTGEKTVRRSRASLHPQARSVSGASSEGAPVKETEPTPASGPAAVSQPAEV, encoded by the exons GACCAGATGGCCTTTGAGGATGTGGCTGTGTACTTCTCCCAGGAGGAGTGGGGGCTCCTGGACACAGCCCAGAGGGCCCTGTACCGCCGCGTGATGCTAGACAACTTTGCACTTGTGGCCTCACTGG GACTCTCCACCTCTCGACCTCGTGTGGTCATCCAACTGGAACGTGGCGAGGAGCCCTGGGTTCCCAGTGGAACAGACACAACCCTGTCCAGGACCACCTACAGGAGGCGCAACCCTG GTTCCTGGAGTTTGACAGAGGATAGAGATGTTTCTGGAGAATGGCCAGGAGCTTTCCCAGATACCCCACCTGGGATGACTACTAGCGTCTTCCCCGTTGCCGGTGCCTGCCACAGTGTAAAAAGCCTGCAAAGACAACGGGGTGCCTCCCCATCTCGGGAGAGAAAACCCACGGGGGTGTCGGTGATCTACTGGGAGAGGCTCCTGCTAGGCTCAGGCAGTGGGCAAGCCAGTGTCAGCCTGCGACTGACCTCCCCGCTTAGGCCTCCCGAGGGCGGCCGGCTTAGGGAAAAGACACTCACAGAGCATGCGTTGCTTGGGAGGCAGCCCAGGACGCCTGAGCGGCAGAAACCATGTGCACAGGAGGTCCCCGGGAGAGCCTTTGGGAGCGCCCAGGACCTGGAGGCCGCCAGCGGTCGGGGGCATCACCGAATGGGTGCGGCTTGGCAGGAGCCTCATAGACTCCTTGGTGGCCAGGAGCCCTCGACCTGGGACGAGCTGGGGGAGGCTCTTCACGCTGGGGAGAAGTCCTTCGAATGCAGGGCGTGCAGCAAAGTGTTCGTGAAGAGCTCCGACCTCCTCAAGCACCTACGCACCCACACCGGGGAGCGGCCCTACGAGTGCGCCCAGTGCGGCAAGGCCTTCAGCCAGACGTCGCACTTGACGCAGCACCAGCGCATCCACAGCGGCGAGACGCCCTACGCGTGCCCCGTGTGCGGCAAGGCCTTCCGGCATAGCTCCTCGCTGGTGCGGCACCAGCGCATCCACACGGCCGAGAAGTCCTTCCGCTGCTCCGAGTGCGGCAAGGCCTTCAGCCACGGCTCCAACCTCAGCCAGCACCGCAAGATCCACGCGGGCGGGCGTCCTTATGCCTGCGCACAGTGTGGCCGCCGCTTCTGCCGCAACTCGCACCTGATCCAGCACGAGCGTACGCACACGGGCGAGAAGCCCTTTGTGTGCGCGCTCTGCGGTGCTGCCTTCAGCCAGGGCTCCTCGCTCTTTAAGCACCAGCGCGTGCACACAGGCGAGAAGCCCTTCGCCTGCCCACAGTGTGGCCGCGCCTTTAGCCACAGCTCCAACCTCACCCAGCACCAGCTCCTGCACACGGGCGAGCGGCCCTTCCGCTGCGTGGACTGTGGCAAGGCCTTCGCCAAGGGCGCCGTGCTGCTCAGCCACCGGCGCATTCACACGGGCGAGAAGCCCTTCGTGTGCACGCAGTGTGGCCGTGCCTTCCGTGAGCGCCCGGCCCTCTTTCACCACCAGAGGATCCATACCGGCGAGAAGACCGTCCGGCGATCCAGGGCCAGCCTGCACCCCCAGGCCAGGTCTGTTTCCGGGGCATCATCAGAAGGTGCGCCAGTGAAGGAAACCGAGCCCACTCCCGCCTCGGGCCCAGCCGCCGTCTCGCAGCCAGCGGAGGTCTGA
- the ZNF324 gene encoding zinc finger protein 324A isoform X4: MHQDQMAFEDVAVYFSQEEWGLLDTAQRALYRRVMLDNFALVASLGLSTSRPRVVIQLERGEEPWVPSGTDTTLSRTTYRRRNPGSWSLTEDRDVSGEWPGAFPDTPPGMTTSVFPVAGACHSVKSLQRQRGASPSRERKPTGVSVIYWERLLLGSGSGQASVSLRLTSPLRPPEGGRLREKTLTEHALLGRQPRTPERQKPCAQEVPGRAFGSAQDLEAASGRGHHRMGAAWQEPHRLLGGQEPSTWDELGEALHAGEKSFECRACSKVFVKSSDLLKHLRTHTGERPYECAQCGKAFSQTSHLTQHQRIHSGETPYACPVCGKAFRHSSSLVRHQRIHTAEKSFRCSECGKAFSHGSNLSQHRKIHAGGRPYACAQCGRRFCRNSHLIQHERTHTGEKPFVCALCGAAFSQGSSLFKHQRVHTGEKPFACPQCGRAFSHSSNLTQHQLLHTGERPFRCVDCGKAFAKGAVLLSHRRIHTGEKPFVCTQCGRAFRERPALFHHQRIHTGEKTVRRSRASLHPQARSVSGASSEGAPVKETEPTPASGPAAVSQPAEV, encoded by the exons GACCAGATGGCCTTTGAGGATGTGGCTGTGTACTTCTCCCAGGAGGAGTGGGGGCTCCTGGACACAGCCCAGAGGGCCCTGTACCGCCGCGTGATGCTAGACAACTTTGCACTTGTGGCCTCACTGG GACTCTCCACCTCTCGACCTCGTGTGGTCATCCAACTGGAACGTGGCGAGGAGCCCTGGGTTCCCAGTGGAACAGACACAACCCTGTCCAGGACCACCTACAGGAGGCGCAACCCTG GTTCCTGGAGTTTGACAGAGGATAGAGATGTTTCTGGAGAATGGCCAGGAGCTTTCCCAGATACCCCACCTGGGATGACTACTAGCGTCTTCCCCGTTGCCGGTGCCTGCCACAGTGTAAAAAGCCTGCAAAGACAACGGGGTGCCTCCCCATCTCGGGAGAGAAAACCCACGGGGGTGTCGGTGATCTACTGGGAGAGGCTCCTGCTAGGCTCAGGCAGTGGGCAAGCCAGTGTCAGCCTGCGACTGACCTCCCCGCTTAGGCCTCCCGAGGGCGGCCGGCTTAGGGAAAAGACACTCACAGAGCATGCGTTGCTTGGGAGGCAGCCCAGGACGCCTGAGCGGCAGAAACCATGTGCACAGGAGGTCCCCGGGAGAGCCTTTGGGAGCGCCCAGGACCTGGAGGCCGCCAGCGGTCGGGGGCATCACCGAATGGGTGCGGCTTGGCAGGAGCCTCATAGACTCCTTGGTGGCCAGGAGCCCTCGACCTGGGACGAGCTGGGGGAGGCTCTTCACGCTGGGGAGAAGTCCTTCGAATGCAGGGCGTGCAGCAAAGTGTTCGTGAAGAGCTCCGACCTCCTCAAGCACCTACGCACCCACACCGGGGAGCGGCCCTACGAGTGCGCCCAGTGCGGCAAGGCCTTCAGCCAGACGTCGCACTTGACGCAGCACCAGCGCATCCACAGCGGCGAGACGCCCTACGCGTGCCCCGTGTGCGGCAAGGCCTTCCGGCATAGCTCCTCGCTGGTGCGGCACCAGCGCATCCACACGGCCGAGAAGTCCTTCCGCTGCTCCGAGTGCGGCAAGGCCTTCAGCCACGGCTCCAACCTCAGCCAGCACCGCAAGATCCACGCGGGCGGGCGTCCTTATGCCTGCGCACAGTGTGGCCGCCGCTTCTGCCGCAACTCGCACCTGATCCAGCACGAGCGTACGCACACGGGCGAGAAGCCCTTTGTGTGCGCGCTCTGCGGTGCTGCCTTCAGCCAGGGCTCCTCGCTCTTTAAGCACCAGCGCGTGCACACAGGCGAGAAGCCCTTCGCCTGCCCACAGTGTGGCCGCGCCTTTAGCCACAGCTCCAACCTCACCCAGCACCAGCTCCTGCACACGGGCGAGCGGCCCTTCCGCTGCGTGGACTGTGGCAAGGCCTTCGCCAAGGGCGCCGTGCTGCTCAGCCACCGGCGCATTCACACGGGCGAGAAGCCCTTCGTGTGCACGCAGTGTGGCCGTGCCTTCCGTGAGCGCCCGGCCCTCTTTCACCACCAGAGGATCCATACCGGCGAGAAGACCGTCCGGCGATCCAGGGCCAGCCTGCACCCCCAGGCCAGGTCTGTTTCCGGGGCATCATCAGAAGGTGCGCCAGTGAAGGAAACCGAGCCCACTCCCGCCTCGGGCCCAGCCGCCGTCTCGCAGCCAGCGGAGGTCTGA
- the ZNF324 gene encoding zinc finger protein 324A isoform X5 codes for MAFEDVAVYFSQEEWGLLDTAQRALYRRVMLDNFALVASLGLSTSRPRVVIQLERGEEPWVPSGTDTTLSRTTYRRRNPGSWSLTEDRDVSGEWPGAFPDTPPGMTTSVFPVAGACHSVKSLQRQRGASPSRERKPTGVSVIYWERLLLGSGSGQASVSLRLTSPLRPPEGGRLREKTLTEHALLGRQPRTPERQKPCAQEVPGRAFGSAQDLEAASGRGHHRMGAAWQEPHRLLGGQEPSTWDELGEALHAGEKSFECRACSKVFVKSSDLLKHLRTHTGERPYECAQCGKAFSQTSHLTQHQRIHSGETPYACPVCGKAFRHSSSLVRHQRIHTAEKSFRCSECGKAFSHGSNLSQHRKIHAGGRPYACAQCGRRFCRNSHLIQHERTHTGEKPFVCALCGAAFSQGSSLFKHQRVHTGEKPFACPQCGRAFSHSSNLTQHQLLHTGERPFRCVDCGKAFAKGAVLLSHRRIHTGEKPFVCTQCGRAFRERPALFHHQRIHTGEKTVRRSRASLHPQARSVSGASSEGAPVKETEPTPASGPAAVSQPAEV; via the exons ATGGCCTTTGAGGATGTGGCTGTGTACTTCTCCCAGGAGGAGTGGGGGCTCCTGGACACAGCCCAGAGGGCCCTGTACCGCCGCGTGATGCTAGACAACTTTGCACTTGTGGCCTCACTGG GACTCTCCACCTCTCGACCTCGTGTGGTCATCCAACTGGAACGTGGCGAGGAGCCCTGGGTTCCCAGTGGAACAGACACAACCCTGTCCAGGACCACCTACAGGAGGCGCAACCCTG GTTCCTGGAGTTTGACAGAGGATAGAGATGTTTCTGGAGAATGGCCAGGAGCTTTCCCAGATACCCCACCTGGGATGACTACTAGCGTCTTCCCCGTTGCCGGTGCCTGCCACAGTGTAAAAAGCCTGCAAAGACAACGGGGTGCCTCCCCATCTCGGGAGAGAAAACCCACGGGGGTGTCGGTGATCTACTGGGAGAGGCTCCTGCTAGGCTCAGGCAGTGGGCAAGCCAGTGTCAGCCTGCGACTGACCTCCCCGCTTAGGCCTCCCGAGGGCGGCCGGCTTAGGGAAAAGACACTCACAGAGCATGCGTTGCTTGGGAGGCAGCCCAGGACGCCTGAGCGGCAGAAACCATGTGCACAGGAGGTCCCCGGGAGAGCCTTTGGGAGCGCCCAGGACCTGGAGGCCGCCAGCGGTCGGGGGCATCACCGAATGGGTGCGGCTTGGCAGGAGCCTCATAGACTCCTTGGTGGCCAGGAGCCCTCGACCTGGGACGAGCTGGGGGAGGCTCTTCACGCTGGGGAGAAGTCCTTCGAATGCAGGGCGTGCAGCAAAGTGTTCGTGAAGAGCTCCGACCTCCTCAAGCACCTACGCACCCACACCGGGGAGCGGCCCTACGAGTGCGCCCAGTGCGGCAAGGCCTTCAGCCAGACGTCGCACTTGACGCAGCACCAGCGCATCCACAGCGGCGAGACGCCCTACGCGTGCCCCGTGTGCGGCAAGGCCTTCCGGCATAGCTCCTCGCTGGTGCGGCACCAGCGCATCCACACGGCCGAGAAGTCCTTCCGCTGCTCCGAGTGCGGCAAGGCCTTCAGCCACGGCTCCAACCTCAGCCAGCACCGCAAGATCCACGCGGGCGGGCGTCCTTATGCCTGCGCACAGTGTGGCCGCCGCTTCTGCCGCAACTCGCACCTGATCCAGCACGAGCGTACGCACACGGGCGAGAAGCCCTTTGTGTGCGCGCTCTGCGGTGCTGCCTTCAGCCAGGGCTCCTCGCTCTTTAAGCACCAGCGCGTGCACACAGGCGAGAAGCCCTTCGCCTGCCCACAGTGTGGCCGCGCCTTTAGCCACAGCTCCAACCTCACCCAGCACCAGCTCCTGCACACGGGCGAGCGGCCCTTCCGCTGCGTGGACTGTGGCAAGGCCTTCGCCAAGGGCGCCGTGCTGCTCAGCCACCGGCGCATTCACACGGGCGAGAAGCCCTTCGTGTGCACGCAGTGTGGCCGTGCCTTCCGTGAGCGCCCGGCCCTCTTTCACCACCAGAGGATCCATACCGGCGAGAAGACCGTCCGGCGATCCAGGGCCAGCCTGCACCCCCAGGCCAGGTCTGTTTCCGGGGCATCATCAGAAGGTGCGCCAGTGAAGGAAACCGAGCCCACTCCCGCCTCGGGCCCAGCCGCCGTCTCGCAGCCAGCGGAGGTCTGA
- the ZNF446 gene encoding zinc finger protein 446: protein MPSPLGPPCLPLMDPETTLEEPETARLRFRGFCYQEVAGPREALARLRELCRQWLQPEAHSKEQMLEMLVLEQFLGTLPPEIQAWVRSQRPGSPEEAAALVEGLQDDPGQLLGWITAHVLKQEVLPAAQKTEEPLGSPHPSGTVESPGEGPQVTRIERSVQLSCSVKEEPNVDGQEVAPSSPPLAAQSAEGHHGHQEPASTSFHPPRIQEEWGLLDRSQKELYWDAMLEKYGTVVSLGLPPHQPEAQAQSELGMLLTGTGVCRSLRSGNESEGLPGCPEAQPPQGPGPAAWEGLSGAATAAPTVRPRTPPVPTQPKPAETRLEPAATPRKPYTCEQCGRGFDWKSVFVIHHRTHTSGPGAQSPGLATGESTEKPPQRELAFPHHPRRSLTGPRSYPCEECGCSFSWKSQLVIHRKSHTGQRRHFCSDCGRAFDWKSQLVIHRKGHRPEAP from the exons ATGCCATCCCCTCTGGGTCCCCCATGCCTGCCCCTCATGGACCCAGAGACCACCCTTGAGGAGCCTGAGACTGCCCGCCTCCGCTTCCGAGGGTTCTGCTACCAGGAGGTGGCAGGTCCCCGAGAAGCCCTGGCCCGGCTGCGTGAACTGTGTCGCCAGTGGCTGCAGCCTGAGGCACACTCCAAGGAGCAAATGCTGGAGATGCTGGTGCTGGAGCAGTTCCTGGGCACACTGCCTCCCGAGATCCAGGCCTGGGTGCGCAGTCAGCGGCCAGGCAGTCCTGAGGAGGCCGCTGCCCTAGTCGAAGGACTGCAGGATGACCCTGGGCAACTGTTGGGCTGG ATCACAGCCCATGTCCTGAAGCAGGAGGTGCTCCCTGCAGCCCAGAAGACAGAGGAACCACTGGGGAGCCCCCACCCCTCAGGGACAGTGGAGTCCCCTGGGGAGGGTCCCCAGGTCACCAGAATAGAGAGGTCTGTCCAGCTCAGCTGCAGTGTGAAGGAGGAGCCCAATGTCGATGGACAGGAAGTGG CACCCTCCAGCCCTCCACTTGCAGCGCAGTCCGCTGAGGGGCACCATGGACACCAAGAACCAGCCTCCACATCCTTCCACCCACCGAGGATTCAG GAGGAGTGGGGGCTGCTGGACCGGTCACAGAAGGAACTGTACTGGGATGCGATGCTGGAGAAGTACGGCACGGTGGTCTCCTTGG GGTTACCGCCCCACCAGCCAGAGGCACAGGCCCAGTCAGAGCTGGGGATGCTGCTCACGGGGACAGGCGTCTGCAGAAGCCTGCGCTCGG GAAATGAGAGTGAGGGTCTACCCGGCTGCCCAGAGGCCCAGCCGCCCCAGGGCCCAGGGCCTGCAGCCTGGGAGGGCTTGTCTGGGGCTGCCACTGCTGCCCCCACTGTGCGCCCAAGGACACCGCCAGTGCCCACTCAGCCCAAACCTGCAGAGACGAGACTGGAGCCGGCTGCCACCCCCAGGAAGCCCTACACGTGCGAGCAGTGTGGCCGCGGCTTCGATTGGAAGTCAGTGTTCGTCATCCACCACCGGACACACACGAGTGGGCCAGGTGCGCAGTCCCCGGGGCTAGCCACCGGGGAAAGCACAGAGAAGCCACCACAAAGGGAGCTGGCCTTTCCGCACCACCCCCGACGTTCACTCACAGGCCCCCGGAGCTACCCATGCGAGGAGTGCGGGTGCAGCTTCAGCTGGAAGTCGCAGCTGGTCATCCACCGCAAGAGCCACACAGGCCAGCGGCGCCACTTCTGCAGTGACTGTGGCCGCGCCTTCGACTGGAAGTCTCAGCTGGTCATCCACCGCAAGGGCCACCGGCCGGAGGCTCCATGA